Proteins encoded by one window of Bacteroidota bacterium:
- a CDS encoding phospholipase D-like domain-containing protein, producing MSRKKKVALPYLDGNQIELITSGEPFFNALEDLINQATKFIHLQIYIFDEDETGKKIFNLLKSAVERGVNVYLLVDAFGSHSLSKRFIRRIKHAHIHFRMFAPLFTAKGFQFSLRLHHKIILADGNRALVGGINIANKYRGVGGKKPWLDFAVSVKGPVCKELLDICKRVWNRMFSKDKSYDIAQKIEHFEPGIKAKAVQNNWYRRKIEVSHSYREAIRQSKNSIILVASYFLPGRIERRLLRRASSRGVKIKLILGSDSDVHMVKRATDYLYGFLLRNNIEIFEYRTSVVHGKIGTVDDKWITIGSYNLNHLSDYGSIEANINVCDSNFSSQVKEMLNNIISNECVNITLEDYQRHKTPLIKLKDWLSYQVIRISMRLMFLLTRNQ from the coding sequence ATGTCACGGAAGAAAAAGGTTGCATTGCCGTATCTGGATGGGAATCAAATAGAGTTGATTACGAGTGGTGAACCATTTTTTAATGCTTTAGAAGACCTTATCAATCAAGCGACTAAATTTATACACTTACAAATATATATTTTTGATGAAGACGAGACCGGGAAAAAGATATTTAACTTACTCAAGTCAGCAGTTGAAAGAGGTGTAAATGTATATTTACTGGTCGATGCCTTTGGCTCTCACAGTTTATCAAAAAGGTTTATCAGAAGAATTAAGCATGCTCACATTCATTTCCGTATGTTTGCTCCCCTATTCACTGCAAAAGGTTTTCAGTTCAGTTTGCGCCTGCATCACAAAATCATCCTGGCAGACGGGAATAGGGCATTGGTCGGAGGGATTAATATCGCTAATAAATACAGAGGGGTTGGAGGGAAAAAACCATGGCTGGACTTCGCAGTCAGTGTAAAAGGCCCTGTCTGCAAGGAACTGCTTGACATCTGCAAAAGGGTATGGAACAGGATGTTCAGTAAGGACAAGTCTTATGATATAGCACAAAAAATAGAACATTTTGAACCTGGAATAAAAGCTAAAGCAGTCCAAAACAATTGGTACAGGCGGAAAATTGAAGTATCACACAGCTATCGTGAAGCTATCCGGCAATCGAAAAACAGCATTATTTTGGTAGCCAGCTATTTCCTGCCAGGCCGTATTGAAAGGCGCCTTTTAAGGCGTGCCAGTAGCAGAGGAGTTAAAATCAAACTGATTCTGGGATCCGACTCTGATGTCCATATGGTAAAACGTGCCACAGATTACCTTTATGGCTTTTTACTCAGGAATAATATAGAGATTTTTGAATACCGGACTTCCGTGGTTCATGGGAAAATCGGAACGGTGGATGATAAATGGATCACCATAGGATCCTATAACTTAAACCACCTTAGTGATTATGGAAGTATTGAAGCCAACATCAATGTTTGCGACAGTAATTTTTCAAGTCAGGTAAAAGAAATGCTTAACAACATCATATCAAACGAATGTGTCAATATTACTCTTGAAGATTACCAGCGGCATAAAACTCCGCTGATTAAATTAAAGGATTGGCTCTCTTATCAGGTAATCCGTATTTCGATGAGACTTATGTTCCTGCTTACACGTAACCAATAA